The sequence below is a genomic window from Coffea arabica cultivar ET-39 chromosome 4c, Coffea Arabica ET-39 HiFi, whole genome shotgun sequence.
GATCACGAGCAGCTCGAGTCCAAATTCGATTTGAGCTCAATCAACATCGAGTTCGAACTCAAAGATACTTAGTTCATTAGCTCGCGAGTCGGattgattatatatataaatatatttatttatttatttatttgaataataaaattatatatatatatatctaatattttattattttttaagaaaaactattattatatttatttttaaaaaataaactaactatttttttattttttttaaggtcAACCTCGAACTCTACTCGTTGAGAGCTCGTCGAAGTCAAGCTCGAGTTCAAATTTCATAAAACTAAGTTGAATCTCAGCTTGATTgggccaaaactcgactcggctcgtttgcatcCAAATGCATATCCTATCCTATGAAGGAGAATTGATGTGTGTTCCGTTTTGTCGAAAGATAAACAGTTTTGTAAATCAGTGGAGAGTTCAGTGAGGAAAAGTTTATTCCATTAAATGCACTTAATGCATTCTGGAAAATTCGTACTTACATTGAATTCTAATTGTGAATGACCTACAAGTATGATTGATACAGTTCTGAGGAAGCATTTTGCTTATGTGAAACACTGTTGGATTATCCATCTTTCCCTTTCTGACCCATCTGACCAAGAAGGCATATTACCTTTTGGATCAAGTGTAAGAAAGCTTATGAAGCCAAAAAACGAAAAAGGGAAAATCATAAGAACATTGCGAACAAGTCCAGTGGCTTACAGGGCAAAAGCTTGTGTGTTGGGGCACTGTTATCACTATCAGTTGAAACCTTTTTGGATAGGGAGCACGAGAAACTTAGCATTTCAACCACAAACTAGAAGAGAACTAGAGCTGTTAAGCCAATCAAGTAGCTCGAAAGCTCGTTAGAGCTCGACTCGTTAagactcgagctcggctcgttaattttggttaacgagtcgagctcgagctcgaaacatGCTCGTTTAGTTAACGAGCCGAGTAAGCTCGGCTCGTTTAATACTCGAGTAGCTCGTTAGAGCTCGTTAATGAAGGgtatatttgtcattttagaaatcaaaattatataaattaaaaattatagatttttattaatgttaatttgcacgagctcgagctcgagctcgtgaagctcgactcgtttgtgataaacgagttgagcttgagctcgagctcgagccacaTGTACATTTAACGAGCCGAGTTCGAACACATTTTAAAACTCGTTTTCTtaacgagctcgagtcgagctcggctcgaattaaactcgagtcgagctcggcagccaaatactcggctcgacacggctcgattaacagctctaaTACCATATACTAGgatgataaattttttttctcctaGCATTCTGGGTGGAAAGACCTTTCCATTCTGACCATTCCTGTGTAACAAACGATGGATAAGGGTAACTATTGGTATTAATAACTATTGACTTATCCATTCTGCATGAGTGTGATTAAGTAAAGGGTTGTAAAATGTGCTAAGAactatcttcttcttttttttaaagagtAAATTAATTACCCTTAAGTGTAAAGAAACTATCATCTTATGAAAGAGTTATAATCATCAAAAGCACATTAGGTATGACAAATCTTTCCTAGTGCTTCAAGGTTTATGTACAGTACGAATATTTAGTTGCAAAAactaataaaagaaatgaaaaaaagaactCAAAAATATAATCTTGAAATCATTAATTATTAACAAAATTTAAGGAAACGAAATTAACGTTCAACTTAGTAATTTACCAAGAATAACTCTCGTTAAAAGTTCATAATTTAGAATTTAAACTTACTtcaacaaaaattagttttggAGCAAGCACACTATCTGCCCAAAATGGCTCTATTTGGATTTgactatttttcaaaaacatgatttttttaGATACAATGCTATAGTAATACATGAACAAAAAATAATTCCAAAAACATCAATCCATACGAAAGTAGctcacaaattaaaaaaataaataaatgataattctaccacttcttcttcttccaccACACACCACCACCCATTGCCACTATTTCCACCCACCGCCACTACTGCCACCATCCTCTCCCTCCTTTCTCCTCTCTCTCCCTCCTTTTTCCCCCCTTCCTTCTCCCTCTTCATTCCTTCCCTTCCTTCCTCCTTCTCCCTCTTGACCTTCCTTCCTTTTTCCCATGTCAAAAACCTCCTTCCCCTCATTCCTCCACTTTTAATCACGACCAGAAGCTGGTTGTGACTAGACCTAAATCTAGTCGTGGTCCTCTAGCTGTGACCAATCATGGGGGGAGAGAGGGAGGAGAGATGGTGCTGGTAGGGAAGGGACAGAAGGGAAGGGGAGTAAGAAGGAGGAGGAATGAGGAGAGGGGAGGAAGAGGGAGAAAAATGCGTAATGGGGCCCATGGCGTATCCCCCGGTTTGGTGTATTGGCTCGAGTTCTAAGTAGCTCAAGTCAGGATAGGTTTCAGGtcgcaaaaaataaataaataaataaaaagaggaagaaaggagggaggagggtATAGTACGTGGTGGTGGTGAGTGGtgtacattttttaaaaaacatctaaaataGTTTTAAATTCTACCAAATACCCCAAAATACATCTCAAAAATATCCCTCTCCCTCaaaaaacacccccaaaaatATCCTCATACATCtacaataaaagtttttcaaatacaataatgttatagtaaaattttaaaaaacaacccccaaaaataactaatccataaAGGGCACAGCTGCCTTTCCACACGTATTGTCTCTCGCATCTTGACATAGCTGTCCCAGAAACCTTGAAGTCTAACTATGACCATGATAACTAAATTATAATTGATCATTTTTTCCCCGTCAAACTTTTATTAAAAGAGTCACTGTAATCTACAAACTTAAGGTCACCTAATTTTGCaatactacaaaaaaaaaactccattaAAAATGCTAATTTATCTGTAACCCCAACATTATTACTTCATCTTCTGAATTCCTTTCTTCTCCCACTCCCCTTCTCTTTTCCTCTGATGTCTCTACCCTATCTTATTGGTCTTTCTCCTCTTTCCTCCTTAACTAACCGAACATCTTTACTATTAATGACTAAAACTTATGCTGCCAACCAACCATGGCCGCAACCAGAAAAAATCGAGACACGATTTGCTTCCCTTTCGGGGTCGCCTCCTTTAAATTGTTAATgattcaaaattcaaacttgCTGATATTCACCACAGCTAAAGCAATCAAGAGGcgaatttcttcttttcctgAATTTGTATCTTTGCCGACTTCGGAGTTCATACCAAATAATAATCTAGACGTTCAAACATGTTTTCCAAGCATATCTCCCTTGCCATCAAAACCAAAGGATAATTGACAAAAGAAAGGAATCGGATGGAAAATCGAACTGAAGGAGGAAAGAAGGCGGCAACCAGGGAAGATCAGAGAGTAGAATTAGAATGCAGAGAGAGTATGGGGAGATTCTTTAGGTTGGAATGGTTGGTGGTTTTACAGATTAAACTGGTAGCCAGCTGCCCTGTATATGCAATGGACGGCCTAGATGTGTCTGTAACTCTGACGAAGCAATTTTCCTTATTAAAATATATACTTAGTATAGCattgggttaaaaaaaaaaaagtctaggTCTTATACTAGTTGTCTGTATTTAATCATTAAAACATCAATTTATctaaaaaattttacatttgaGTAAAAAGTATATCAGGATGATCCTGAAAAACTTTAAACTATGCTCACCAATCCAACCTTATCATATCAGCAAAATCCCATTTAATCTCTATCTTATTAGTTTTCCTAGCACCACTCTAACTCTCTAATATACCGTTTTTTCCATCAGccattttttcctctttttatttggctctttctttccattttttttttttggccttcaaatctttatattctttttttttttttttacaaactcttgaaattacaaaatcggcaaaaaaaattcaacatcACATTAAGGATACTCTAATTTTACACTAATAAAAAACTACATCTTACGGCTTTTGACTTATATTGATTTTTACTCAAGCTTTTTAGTTGTcatcttttttgtatttttttgatGACTTCTTACccaaattttggaacaaaaagaagatttgggttatgcaaaatatacaaaaggataaaaaatgagaaaataaatataaatcaaCAAAAGTCAAAGGCGTAAAAGGTAGCCTATTATTACTCtagaattaaaaattttttttaacgtGATGTTGAATTTTAGCCGATTTTGTTCTTTTAAGAGTTtgtgaaaagacaaaagcaAAAATATAAAGATTTGtaggagaaaaaagaaacaagcaaaAAAGGAAACAAGGAGAGAGTGTTAGAGCATTGAGCGTTAGACGGAGTTAGAGTGGGAATTAATTAATAAGATAAAAATcaagtgagatttttttttttgaaggaaaatcaagtgagatttttttttttgaaggaaaatcaAGTGAGATTTTAATATTGTGTCAAGACTACATTAATGGGCTACTAAAATGCTTGTCACGATGACTCTCATATTCATTTTACTCGTTTTTAATAAGTGCTTAGTGATATTTGTTAGCGCACCTAAATTACACCCAATTATAtaaggtaatttttttttttgcactgtCAGTATTTATACAAGCAGTATTGGATATGTGCCATGTAatctaattttaaatttgaaattcaattttttcacATATGAACTTAatccattatatatatatatatatatacacatatattttCCCCCTTGTATTTCTTACACTTATCcaaattaatttcatttttcaaaaaaattaacacTACCAAATACAAAGGGAATAAAGGAGGAAGAGAGAGTTTGATGTAAACATTTTATTGGCACTCTATGTACTTTCATTTTTACCCCAtatgaaaattaattttactttaaTTATTTAAATGTATGTCGTCAAGATAACTACCTATAAGCATTTCTTGATTTATTTATCtgcacaaaaaaataaatatatcaaaatataaatgtttgtggatgaatattactgcaaaaaaatactattgttaaaaaaaaattttgaatagagaatatcaggttgttttgtttaattagataaggattttgaatagggaatattaggttatttaattagataaggattttgaatgtgATTAATAAACAGGGAtatatttggtagataagataaagtagttgaagtaaatatcttgattcttatcaaattaagcattcaaCTACGactcttgtgctgaaaaaaatacatacaaattcagcaccacttaataagttcagcaggtgaatttttatttatcaaacacccacaacatctgaatgtctgaatgaattcagtttcagcacttttttatgttatcaaacatctgaatgtctgaatgaattcagtttcagcacttttttatgttatcaaacaggcaCTTACTATTtaaacatatattttttttcaatgtaACCACTCCTAAGCAATAACTACCAATATAGCAATAatctaaaatatttaaaaaaattaacaataaaaattGTGTGTAAAATTCATTCACTATAAATATTATGCATTTCTTTATTGTACACATCATTTAGCCAAATCCTTCTAGTGGCTCCTAAACACGTTGAGGGCCAGGGTGGCTTTTTGTTTATTCGTTATTTTATTAAGTGAAGTGTGTCTTTTGTTATGACCTGTAATAATTTAATGTTAATTGCAGGTTTTGGGTAATTATTAATCTAATCCACAACTAGTTTATTAAAATGATAGCAATCAAAAGAAAGAATATTTTAGAAGTAAGAGAATCCCAGTTAACACCTGAGGTGCCTGAGGGAAACATCATCGTACGTTGTACCTTCCTGTCTTGACTGACTCTTGGGAGAGTTTTCAATCCAATACGACTCAAAAAACTCTTCGCGTCCCCTcgctttcctctctctctctctctctctctctctcaagcattttttttttcgttttttcctCCTGCTTTTTATGTGGCAGAAATGAATTTAGTGGTGGACAGAAGTTGTCATTCTGGGATGAAGCATTCATCATGTGTTGCTGAATGCTGATTCATTTGGCCCCATTTTGAATTTGCTGATTTTTGCTCTCTCGTTTAACTCTTGTaagatttcttcttcttcttcctcttctttctttttctccaatTTGTCCAAGTTATGTTcatttcttgttccttttcttgtgttttttttttcctttaaggTATATGCAGAAGATTAATCCTTGATGATTTTGTGATGCATTGGTCACAATTTTAGAGCAAATGGAGAAATGGGGTCCTttcattttccctttcctttgGTCTTATGGGATGAAAGTTTGTTAATTTTGAGGAATTATGATGGTTTACACAAAACTGTTTTGCATTGTTTTGGGTTGGAATTTCGAGATGTTGATAGCTTTTTGTGGTGAAGGTGCAACTTGTACTATTAGATTTTTTCATTAATCTCTGATTTGATGGGTGAATTGAATGCGTCAGGTTAAGATGAAACCATATAAAAATCGAAAAAGCAGAAGAAGAATGAATTTGATGAATTGGGAATCATGCGTTCTTGTTTTGCTGCAAACTTCTGATCACGAATATTGTAGCTTGGTTAGTTTGGTATTACATCAATGTACTCATGAGCTTTTGCATATATGGCTTTCAAGTGTGGGAGTTTAATATCATAGTTTGGTTGTAGGACAGAGCTAGTTTATGATTTTCTGTGTCGTTAGACAGCAATGAAGACGGGATAAAGGATTTGACTATTGAAGATGGTCGTTGATGAATATTTTGATTGTGCTGTTTTTATGTAGCTAGAATTTGGCTAGTTTTTGGGGATTCAGGTTTCCAGATTAACGAGTTTAGTTGTTGGATTTGTTTGTTTAGATGTACTCCAACTGATATGTATGGTCAATGTACGAGGCTAGCAATGGCATATTGGTGACTGAATTGATTTGTTCTTGTACCTTAACAGAAGATTATTATCCTCTGAACTACGAGTTTGTGCTTGGCTAATTAGATATATTAAAACACCATCAGTTGTTAACTTTAATGCTATCTATTCTGATTTCGTAAGGTAGAAAGATGGTTGAACTTCAGCTTGTAGGATGTGTCATGCTTTGTGGCAACTAGTGAAATGTGTGAAAAGATAACCGAAAGAcagcaaaaaatcaaaaatacaaaataaaaggaGACATTATGTTTTATGATTTTGGCATCAGAGTTTGCCAAATTATTGTGTTCTATGTAACATGGAAATTGTTCCTCTTTATGTTTTCATTCAGCCGATTCCTTCCTGTCTGATTAGACTGTTAGTTTGGTTTATATGACACGCATTATTCTACTTGTTCCTCTTCTTAAATGTTTCAAGACAAAAACTGACAGGTGAATCATGGTGACAAAGGGGAATCCTGGAGACAGTAGGAATAAAAGCTCGGTGTCTATGTTCATTGTAGCTGGCCTTTGTTgtgtattttttcttttaggaGCATGGCAAAGGAGTGGCTCTGGGAAGGGAGACAACATAGCATATGAGATAACAAAAAAAGCTAAAGCTTGCAGTATTCTAGGCAATTTAGAATTTGAAACACATCATGGCAATAAAGCAGTTAATGATTCAATGTTAGAAGTTAAGGAATATAAGCCTTGTGATGATCAATATATTGATTATACTCCGTGTCAAGATCAAGCGCGGGCAATGACATTTCCTCGGGAAGATATGAACTATAGGGAGAGGCATTGTCCATCAGAGCAAGAGAAACTTCATTGTCTTATTCCAGCCCCAAAAGGATATGTGACTCCTTTTAGATGGCCAAAGAGTCGTGACTATGTACCTTATGCAAATGCACCTCACAAGAGCTTGACTGTTGAGAAAGCAGTTCAGAACTGGGTTCAGTATGAAGGAAATGTGTTTAAATTCCCTGGTGGTGGAACACAATTTCCTCATGGTGCAGATGCATATATTGAACAACTAGCATCTGTAATTCCAATAAATGATGGAACAGTTAGAACTGCATTAGATACTGGATGTGGGGTAAGTAATCAAGTTTTCTAATGTTGTCCAGCCATGATGCCTTAACAATTCTTACTTCCTCTCTTCTTTAATTTgtcttttattctttctttcatGTGTAATATGTTTATATGTCGATTTCATGTTCCTAGATGCACCATATTTGAATCTTTTGTTGCTTATTATCATGCCAGGTAGCGAGTTGGGGTGCTTATCTGTTCAAGAAGAATGTTATAACCATGTCATTTGCACCGAGAGATTCACATGAAGCACAAGTTCAATTTGCTCTGGAAAGAGGTGTCCCAGCAGTTATTGGTGTACTTGGAACTATAAAGCTCCCGTACCCTTCCAGGGCATTTGATATGGCTCACTGTTCTCGTTGCTTGATTCCATGGGGAGCAAATGGTAAGTGGGCATATACAATCGATTTTGTTTCTGGAATGGCATATGATGGACGAGGTGCATTCAAATAATAGAATTGACTCATGAATATCCTTAGGGTGCTTCTTTGACATATGAAGCATGGCTTCTTATATGGTTAGGAGATTTATCTCTAATTTAGGTAGGCATAATTGATGAAGGTACAATGAAGTTATTTAGTATTCATACACCAATCTATTTCGTGTTGTAATTGTGTGAGGTAGTTTGGATCACACATGGGGATTTAACTTAGGAAGATATTCAAGGGATTACTGACAATTTGCTGTTTCTTTCATGGccttggacatatcttttgtataagatgtcctatcttcttcttcttcttcttttcctgaGGAAGAATTTAACTTGTCATTACAGATGGTAAATACATGATGGAAGTTGATCGAGTGCTTAGACCTGGAGGATATTGGATACTTTCTGGCCCTCCTATCAACTGGAGAAACAGTTATCAAGCATGGCAGCGTCCTAAAGAAGAACTTCAGGAGGAACAGAGGAAGATTGAAGAGATCGCTGAACTGCTTTGTTGGGAAAAGAAGCATGAGAAGGGTGAAACTGCAATATGGAGGAAAAGAATAAATGAAGATTACTGCAGTCATGGAGACTCTCGTGTTACCAAGTGCAGATCAGTGGATGCTGATGATATTTGGTAAGATATTTGACTTCATGATCTCGTTATCCCACCAGACACTTAAAGCTGCATTTTCCTTTACATTTCTTTACCCTGATAATGGATTGAGCTTAAGCACCCAAATCTTGTTCTCTGTGATGAGGACTTTTTAGTTGCTTAACCAAGTCCTTTGCATGTAGGTGTGATGGTCATATTCCTTATTTTGAAAACAGAGTAAACAGGAGACCTTTAAGTTCACGTTGACTTGTTTCAAGTCATTTGTTATACTTTCCTTTTGGCAACATTACAAAATGTTATGTAGGTGGGATTAGTTAAAGGAACAAAATTCAACTTTCTCTTATTAAACCTCATATATATCCCATAAAACAACTCTGTCTGCTGTTTCCTCTTTGCTGTACGCGTGCATGACATAAGATGTTTCATTTAGATTGTGTAACAATGGACTTATTTTCTGTTAATATTTATACAATTTTGACCTGTGTTGTTTAACTTTAGAGGGATGCTGTCTTTCTTTTGCATATACGTTTGTTAATTTGCATATATCCATAAACAGTGGGTTTCTTTTGCATAAAGCGAATAATTCATGATGGTTTTCAATAacatttcttttgtcttttgtgAATTAATCTGATTTTGTGTGGCTTGCCAATTCTGAAGTATGAACCATGAGGGAGGTTAATCATTTTTTGGAGAAATTATACATTAGAAACTCATTTCATGTTAGTTTCCAGTAAATATTCTTTCAACTTACTTAGGTTTATTGTTGTCTTGATGACCTCTGTGGCCAAGGCAATTTTGGTAACAGTTAATGATCAATCATTCTTCAATTGTATTGGTATAAAAGTTTGCAGCAACCATATTACTCTTATTTGAACCTTTTGCCTGTCTTCTTGTGACATAATACTTTTCTGTTACTTCGGCAGGTACAAGAAAATGGAGAATTGTGTGACACCCTATCCTGAGACAAGAAGTCAGGAAGAAGTTGCTGGTGGTGAATTGAAGCCTTTCCCGGAAAGACTTCATGCTATTCCTCCAAGAGTAGATAGTGGATCAATTCCTGGCGTGTCTATTGACTCATTTCAGGAGGACAACAGATTATGGAAGAAGCACATGAGTGCCTATAGAAGGATAAATAAGCTCCTTGATTCTGGGCGATACCGCAATGTGATGGATATGAATGCTGGCCTGGGTAGTTTTGCCGCAGCATTTGAATCCCCAAAACTATGGGTCATGAATGTTATGCCAACGATAGCTGACAGAGATACTTTAGGAGTAATTTTTGAGAGAGGATTGATTGGCATATACCATGATTGGTTAGTATCTCAAAAATTTGCATGTTTTGGTTTGTGCTTTTAGGATCTCAATGAAGATCCCTGATTGAGATTTGCAAATTTTAACAATTTAGATGTTTTAATGGGTTTTACATCTTACTAGTTTTCCTCAGATACAAGTTTCAGatgatcttttttct
It includes:
- the LOC113738736 gene encoding probable methyltransferase PMT2 — encoded protein: MVTKGNPGDSRNKSSVSMFIVAGLCCVFFLLGAWQRSGSGKGDNIAYEITKKAKACSILGNLEFETHHGNKAVNDSMLEVKEYKPCDDQYIDYTPCQDQARAMTFPREDMNYRERHCPSEQEKLHCLIPAPKGYVTPFRWPKSRDYVPYANAPHKSLTVEKAVQNWVQYEGNVFKFPGGGTQFPHGADAYIEQLASVIPINDGTVRTALDTGCGVASWGAYLFKKNVITMSFAPRDSHEAQVQFALERGVPAVIGVLGTIKLPYPSRAFDMAHCSRCLIPWGANDGKYMMEVDRVLRPGGYWILSGPPINWRNSYQAWQRPKEELQEEQRKIEEIAELLCWEKKHEKGETAIWRKRINEDYCSHGDSRVTKCRSVDADDIWYKKMENCVTPYPETRSQEEVAGGELKPFPERLHAIPPRVDSGSIPGVSIDSFQEDNRLWKKHMSAYRRINKLLDSGRYRNVMDMNAGLGSFAAAFESPKLWVMNVMPTIADRDTLGVIFERGLIGIYHDWCEAFSTYPRTYDLIHAEGVFSLYKDKCNMEDILLEMDRILRPEGAVILRDHADVLTEVKRIIAGMRWNMKMYDHEDGPLVPEKILVAVKKYWVAGDKNSTFS